A stretch of the Gemmatimonadota bacterium genome encodes the following:
- the pyrH gene encoding UMP kinase, which produces MPRPPKALKYPRVLLKLSGEALAGGQGSGFDFAVITKYAKEIKEVTTMGAQMGMVIGGGNIVRGSQISKMGMDRVSADYMGMLGTIINALAFQDILEREGLDTRVMTAIRMEELAEPYIRRRAMRHLEKGRAVIFAAGTGNPYFSTDTAAVLRAIQMKADVIIKATSVDGVYDADPKTNPDAVKYANISYKEVMHGELGVMDQTAITLCKENKLPLIVLNINEPGAVLRAIRGERVGTLVS; this is translated from the coding sequence GTGCCCCGGCCGCCGAAGGCGCTGAAGTACCCGCGAGTGCTGCTGAAGCTCTCCGGCGAAGCGCTTGCCGGCGGGCAGGGCTCGGGGTTCGACTTTGCGGTGATTACGAAGTACGCTAAGGAAATCAAAGAAGTCACGACCATGGGCGCGCAAATGGGCATGGTGATCGGCGGCGGCAACATCGTACGCGGATCGCAGATTTCCAAAATGGGCATGGACCGCGTCAGCGCGGATTACATGGGGATGTTGGGCACCATCATCAATGCGCTCGCGTTTCAGGATATTCTGGAGCGTGAGGGACTCGACACCCGCGTGATGACGGCAATCCGGATGGAAGAGCTCGCCGAGCCGTACATCCGTCGGCGCGCGATGCGGCACTTGGAGAAGGGGCGCGCGGTGATCTTTGCCGCGGGTACGGGGAATCCGTACTTCAGCACCGACACCGCTGCCGTCCTGCGCGCCATTCAGATGAAGGCCGACGTGATCATCAAGGCGACGAGCGTCGACGGCGTATACGACGCGGATCCCAAGACGAACCCCGATGCGGTGAAATACGCCAACATCAGCTACAAAGAAGTGATGCACGGCGAGCTTGGTGTGATGGACCAGACGGCGATCACGCTCTGTAAGGAAAACAAGCTGCCTTTGATCGTGTTGAACATCAACGAACCCGGCGCCGTGCTACGGGCGATCCGGGGCGAACGGGTGGGGACCCTCGTCTCATGA
- the tsf gene encoding translation elongation factor Ts, producing MSITAKDVAALRARTGAGMGDCKKALEETGGDIEKAVDQLRTKGIAKAEKRAGRAASEGQIITWVSDDATLGVMIELNSETDFVSRNDEFVALATMVARHIAEDTSLDGVAELGTDHALLNKHWHHDKALTLGEVVKAAAAKTGENVQLRRVARYATSGTIGVYRHHNGKVAVLVDVQGANGDAAKTLGGSVAEHVAAGVPTVAIAVQKTDVPAELVEREKAIFVEQAKASGKPDNIVEKMVSGRIDKFYSEVTLVQQPWVRDDSKTIGQLVKETAGADLKRFVRFQMGEG from the coding sequence ATGAGCATCACTGCAAAGGATGTCGCCGCACTGCGCGCCCGCACGGGCGCCGGAATGGGCGACTGCAAGAAGGCCCTCGAAGAGACCGGCGGCGACATTGAAAAGGCCGTCGACCAGCTGCGTACCAAGGGCATTGCCAAGGCTGAGAAGCGCGCCGGGCGTGCGGCCAGCGAAGGGCAGATCATTACGTGGGTGTCGGATGACGCGACCCTCGGCGTGATGATTGAACTGAACTCCGAAACCGATTTCGTCTCCCGCAACGACGAGTTCGTGGCGCTGGCCACGATGGTCGCGCGCCATATCGCCGAGGACACGTCGCTCGACGGCGTGGCTGAGCTGGGCACCGACCATGCGTTGCTGAACAAGCACTGGCATCACGACAAAGCGCTGACGCTGGGCGAAGTCGTGAAGGCCGCGGCGGCCAAGACCGGCGAGAACGTGCAGCTGCGCCGCGTGGCGCGCTACGCCACCTCCGGCACCATTGGCGTGTATCGCCACCACAACGGCAAGGTGGCCGTGCTGGTGGACGTGCAGGGCGCCAATGGTGATGCAGCCAAGACGCTCGGTGGCAGTGTGGCCGAGCATGTGGCCGCCGGCGTGCCGACGGTCGCGATTGCCGTGCAGAAGACGGACGTGCCGGCCGAACTGGTCGAGCGTGAGAAGGCGATCTTCGTGGAGCAGGCCAAGGCGAGCGGCAAGCCCGACAACATCGTTGAAAAGATGGTGAGCGGCCGCATCGACAAGTTCTACTCCGAAGTGACGTTAGTGCAGCAGCCGTGGGTTCGTGATGACAGCAAGACCATTGGTCAGCTCGTCAAGGAAACCGCTGGCGCCGATCTCAAGCGCTTCGTGCGTTTCCAGATGGGCGAGGGCTGA
- a CDS encoding isoprenyl transferase, whose protein sequence is MASTLASDLLDQIREHGAIPKHVAIIMDGNGRWARERMLPRPLGHRSGMKSVREVVEGAIEAGVEVLSLFAFSQENWQRPAGEVSALMSLLEEYIQKEADELDEQGVQVRMLGELERLTPPAAAAVDRVMQQTAHNTKLRLNLFISYGSRAELVRAARLIAEDVVAGKMSPDQIDERAFASRLFTADCPDPDLLIRTSGEQRISNFLLWQLAYTELYISPVLWPDFGRRDLYEAILEYQNRDRRFGRVAV, encoded by the coding sequence GTGGCCTCCACTCTCGCCTCCGATCTGCTGGACCAGATTCGCGAGCACGGCGCGATCCCGAAACACGTGGCCATCATTATGGATGGCAACGGGCGCTGGGCGCGGGAGCGGATGTTGCCGCGCCCGCTGGGGCACCGGAGCGGGATGAAGTCGGTGCGCGAAGTGGTCGAGGGTGCGATTGAAGCCGGCGTGGAAGTGCTGTCGTTGTTCGCCTTCTCGCAGGAAAACTGGCAGCGCCCCGCCGGCGAAGTGTCGGCGCTGATGTCGCTCCTTGAGGAGTACATCCAAAAGGAAGCCGACGAGCTCGATGAGCAGGGCGTGCAGGTGCGCATGCTCGGCGAACTCGAGCGCCTCACGCCCCCCGCGGCTGCCGCGGTGGATCGTGTGATGCAGCAGACCGCGCATAACACCAAGCTGCGGCTCAATCTGTTTATTTCGTACGGGTCGCGCGCGGAGCTCGTGCGTGCGGCACGCTTGATCGCCGAAGATGTGGTGGCCGGCAAGATGTCGCCCGATCAAATCGACGAGCGCGCGTTCGCGAGCCGGCTATTTACCGCCGACTGCCCAGACCCCGACCTGCTCATTCGCACGTCTGGTGAACAGCGCATTTCGAATTTCCTCCTCTGGCAGCTCGCGTACACCGAGTTGTATATCTCGCCGGTGCTCTGGCCGGACTTCGGCCGCCGCGATTTGTACGAAGCCATCCTCGAGTACCAGAATCGCGATCGTCGGTTCGGCCGCGTCGCCGTCTGA
- the rseP gene encoding RIP metalloprotease RseP produces MLAWLAPLVVLGVVVFVHELGHFLAAKSVGVYAPRFSLGWGSPIFRWRPRGGETEYVISWLPIGGYVRMASRDDETASMLEGGNETVAEGAELDPNWDPEAMLPHGPKPVPSDRWFESKATWQRVVILLAGVVMNVLLTITVSTGIFAVNGRRYVPAVIDSVVPGYPAVMAGLRGGDSIAAVDGAPVKNWSELTARVSRSPGRSLTLDVVRGGAHESLVMVPKTDTAADPLTGKAGPVGRIGAFPRPTTASEPLSFGESVATGWHATWQMGGAVVGVLGGLFRGSVSVATLGGPIAIARTSVAAAKTGLEPLFSLIAFLSINLAVLNLLPIPLLDGGQVLMTVAEGVRGKPFGLRSREWFMRVGIAVVGLLFVTVMFNDVKSLVLSLIR; encoded by the coding sequence ATGCTGGCCTGGCTTGCGCCGCTCGTCGTCCTCGGCGTCGTGGTGTTTGTCCACGAACTCGGGCATTTTCTCGCGGCCAAGAGTGTGGGCGTGTACGCGCCGCGCTTCTCGCTGGGGTGGGGAAGCCCGATCTTCCGCTGGCGTCCGCGCGGCGGCGAAACGGAGTACGTCATCTCGTGGCTGCCCATTGGCGGCTATGTGCGCATGGCATCCCGTGACGACGAGACCGCGTCGATGCTCGAGGGCGGCAACGAAACCGTGGCGGAGGGCGCCGAGTTGGATCCGAACTGGGATCCCGAAGCGATGCTGCCGCACGGCCCCAAGCCTGTGCCGAGCGATCGGTGGTTTGAGTCCAAGGCCACGTGGCAGCGCGTGGTGATTCTGCTCGCCGGCGTGGTGATGAATGTGCTGCTCACGATCACCGTCTCTACCGGCATTTTTGCGGTGAATGGGCGGCGGTACGTGCCGGCCGTGATTGATTCGGTGGTGCCGGGCTACCCCGCCGTGATGGCTGGGCTTCGTGGTGGCGATAGTATCGCAGCCGTGGATGGCGCGCCGGTGAAGAACTGGTCGGAACTCACGGCTCGCGTGAGCCGCAGCCCAGGACGCTCGCTGACGCTGGATGTGGTCCGCGGCGGCGCGCACGAGTCATTGGTGATGGTGCCGAAGACGGACACGGCGGCGGACCCCCTGACGGGCAAGGCGGGGCCGGTGGGACGCATCGGCGCGTTCCCTCGTCCCACGACGGCCTCGGAGCCGCTGAGCTTTGGCGAGTCCGTGGCGACCGGCTGGCACGCGACCTGGCAGATGGGTGGGGCCGTGGTCGGGGTGCTGGGTGGGCTCTTCCGCGGGTCGGTTAGTGTGGCGACGCTCGGCGGGCCAATTGCGATTGCCCGTACCTCGGTGGCAGCCGCGAAGACGGGGCTGGAGCCGCTCTTTTCGCTGATCGCCTTTCTCAGTATCAACCTCGCGGTCCTGAACCTGCTCCCCATTCCGCTGCTCGACGGCGGTCAGGTGCTGATGACGGTGGCGGAGGGGGTGCGCGGAAAGCCGTTTGGGTTACGGAGCCGAGAGTGGTTCATGCGGGTCGGGATCGCCGTGGTCGGACTATTGTTCGTCACGGTGATGTTCAACGACGTCAAGTCGTTGGTACTGAGCCTGATACGCTAG
- the rpsO gene encoding 30S ribosomal protein S15 produces MAFTKSAAIEKHRQHETDTGSSQVQVAMLTERINYLNDHFHKHAKDHHGRRGLLKMVQTRKRLLTYLRRTDIDRYRKLIADLGLRY; encoded by the coding sequence ATGGCATTCACTAAATCAGCGGCGATCGAAAAGCATCGCCAGCACGAGACCGACACGGGCTCGTCCCAGGTGCAGGTCGCGATGCTCACGGAAAGGATCAACTATCTCAATGATCACTTCCACAAGCACGCGAAGGACCATCACGGCCGCCGTGGCCTGTTGAAGATGGTTCAGACGCGTAAGCGCCTGCTGACCTACCTCCGGCGTACGGACATCGACCGCTATCGCAAGCTCATCGCGGATCTTGGGCTCCGTTACTAA
- the frr gene encoding ribosome recycling factor, which yields MTSIPNILKDCKTGMEKGVEATKREFQTVRSGKASPTMLDVVKVEMYGSFLAMNQVANVSAPEPRVLLVTPFDKTQLKAVEKAIRESDLGLDPAIQGGVIRVPLPSMNEQRRKDLVKTVHKYSEDGRIAVRHARTHARDILKKLDGVSEDDVKHAEKELQKIHDEYIAKIDALMKSKEAELMEV from the coding sequence ATGACCAGCATTCCGAATATCCTGAAAGACTGCAAGACCGGTATGGAGAAGGGCGTCGAAGCAACCAAGCGCGAGTTTCAGACGGTGCGCTCGGGCAAGGCGTCGCCGACAATGCTCGACGTGGTGAAGGTGGAGATGTATGGCTCCTTCCTGGCGATGAACCAGGTGGCCAACGTCTCCGCGCCGGAACCGCGCGTGCTCCTCGTGACGCCGTTCGACAAAACGCAGTTAAAGGCCGTTGAAAAGGCCATTCGCGAATCTGACCTCGGCCTCGATCCGGCGATTCAGGGCGGCGTCATCCGCGTGCCGTTGCCGTCGATGAACGAACAGCGTCGCAAAGATCTCGTGAAGACCGTGCATAAATACTCCGAAGACGGCCGTATTGCGGTGCGCCATGCGCGCACGCATGCGCGCGACATCCTCAAGAAGCTCGATGGCGTGAGCGAGGACGATGTGAAGCACGCCGAAAAGGAATTGCAGAAAATTCACGACGAGTACATTGCCAAGATCGACGCGCTGATGAAGTCCAAGGAAGCCGAGTTGATGGAAGTCTGA
- a CDS encoding phosphatidate cytidylyltransferase, with protein sequence MTEFQKRLAFSLVAAPGAVAIVWFGGAALAVLLAVAAALAAFEFGHLGRDSGSRPLQEHGIVLAALVPLCVHAVHLGLWAPPVSVLMLVVLEVLTVALWRRGATGRPLEAVGLTIFAVLYTGGMLSFAYALRYHPYAVDAASGTALVAFPLLLTWGTDIGGYVFGRWLGVTKLMPTVSPGKTVAGAVGGLIVAVVISVLFSRYALPRFAQLTMLPSRAILFGVLLSVGGQIGDLVESMLKREAGVKDSSHLIPGHGGVLDRVDSMLFTLPLAYVLLSLMLLPAPR encoded by the coding sequence GTGACTGAGTTCCAGAAGCGCCTCGCGTTTTCCCTCGTCGCGGCCCCCGGTGCAGTGGCGATCGTCTGGTTTGGCGGCGCCGCACTCGCGGTTCTGCTGGCCGTTGCCGCCGCGCTTGCGGCATTTGAGTTTGGCCACCTCGGACGGGATTCCGGCAGTCGCCCACTCCAAGAGCACGGCATTGTGTTGGCCGCGCTCGTGCCGCTCTGCGTGCATGCGGTGCATCTCGGACTGTGGGCACCGCCAGTGAGTGTGCTGATGCTCGTGGTCCTAGAGGTGCTCACCGTCGCGCTCTGGCGTCGCGGTGCCACGGGGCGGCCGCTCGAAGCTGTGGGGCTCACGATTTTCGCGGTACTCTACACCGGCGGCATGCTCAGCTTTGCGTATGCGCTGCGCTATCACCCGTACGCCGTGGACGCCGCGTCGGGCACGGCGCTGGTCGCATTTCCGTTGTTGCTCACGTGGGGGACGGACATCGGCGGCTATGTGTTTGGACGCTGGTTGGGTGTCACCAAACTGATGCCCACGGTGAGTCCAGGAAAAACCGTTGCGGGTGCGGTGGGCGGTTTGATTGTGGCGGTGGTGATCAGCGTGCTGTTCTCGCGCTATGCGTTGCCGCGGTTCGCACAGCTCACCATGCTGCCGAGTCGTGCCATACTGTTTGGCGTGCTCCTGAGCGTTGGCGGGCAGATCGGCGATCTCGTGGAGTCGATGCTCAAGCGCGAAGCCGGCGTCAAGGATAGCTCGCATTTGATTCCTGGTCACGGCGGCGTGCTCGACCGTGTGGACTCGATGCTCTTCACCCTTCCGTTGGCGTACGTGTTGCTGAGCCTGATGCTGCTGCCGGCTCCACGGTGA
- a CDS encoding polyribonucleotide nucleotidyltransferase — protein sequence MHRIERTFAGRPLVIETGRMAKQAAGSALVRFGDTMVLAAVTVSPKKSTLPFFPLTVEYKEKTYAAGKIPGGFLKREGRPHDDEILSCRIIDRSIRPLFPEGFQNEVQVFLYVISADQENDADMLGLLAASFALNASKIPFLAPIASVRVGRVQGNWVLNPTFQQLEYSDLELVVAGSQDSIVMVEGGALEISEDDVVEAIGIAQGGIRELIAMQEELLGKGREEKMTWSKSETPDAVVKRVTKEAEKKIVAAINQKDKQTRVQAVEAVKDAVKETLKAELPEDQHSFIGAVLGDIEYRVLRDQVLETGLRVDGRKPTEVRAISIDTGLLPRAHGSALFTRGQTQALVAATLGTASDAQRVDSIDVAKETTKSFMLHYNFPPFSTGEVRPMRGTSRREIGHGNLAERALMGVLPAFDEFPYTIRIVSDVLESNGSSSMASVCGGSLSLFDAGVPMKGAVAGVAMGLIKEGKKYAILTDILGTEDHLGDMDFKVAGTKNGITSIQMDIKIQGLEISLMQEALAQAKLGRLHILGEMDKVMAEPKSEMSPWAPRIITVQINPEKIGELIGPKGKNIRGIQDETGAELTVDDSGLVTISAVGSESMERARQMVQAITAEPIVGETYEGPVKSTTAFGAFVEIMPGTEGLVHISELQWGRTEKTEDVVKKGDRVKVKLIERDERGRLRLSMKALVPKPGADEAGAAGTAAPAAESSSYAEGDAAPAAPAAEDGERAPREDRGGRGGSRGGRGGGGGRGRGDR from the coding sequence ATGCATCGCATTGAACGGACGTTCGCCGGCCGCCCTCTCGTCATCGAGACTGGGCGCATGGCGAAGCAGGCTGCGGGTTCCGCGCTTGTCCGCTTTGGCGACACGATGGTGCTCGCCGCCGTGACCGTGAGCCCCAAGAAGAGCACGCTGCCCTTCTTCCCGCTCACCGTCGAGTACAAAGAAAAGACGTATGCCGCCGGCAAGATCCCGGGTGGCTTCCTTAAGCGCGAAGGACGCCCGCACGACGACGAAATTCTGTCGTGCCGCATCATCGACCGCTCGATCCGGCCGCTCTTTCCGGAAGGGTTCCAGAATGAAGTGCAGGTTTTCCTGTACGTGATCTCGGCCGATCAAGAAAACGACGCCGACATGCTCGGTCTGCTCGCGGCGAGCTTTGCGCTCAACGCGTCGAAGATTCCGTTCTTGGCGCCGATTGCCAGCGTGCGCGTGGGCCGCGTGCAGGGGAACTGGGTGCTCAACCCCACCTTCCAACAGCTCGAATACTCCGACCTGGAACTCGTGGTCGCCGGCTCGCAGGACTCGATCGTGATGGTCGAGGGCGGCGCGCTCGAGATTTCTGAGGACGATGTGGTCGAAGCGATCGGCATCGCGCAGGGCGGCATTCGTGAGCTCATTGCGATGCAGGAAGAGCTGCTCGGAAAGGGTCGCGAAGAGAAGATGACCTGGAGCAAGTCGGAGACGCCGGACGCTGTCGTCAAGCGCGTCACCAAGGAAGCCGAAAAGAAGATCGTTGCGGCGATCAACCAGAAGGACAAGCAGACGCGCGTGCAGGCTGTTGAAGCGGTAAAGGATGCCGTCAAGGAAACGCTGAAGGCCGAACTGCCCGAAGATCAGCACAGCTTCATTGGCGCCGTGCTCGGCGACATCGAATACCGCGTGCTGCGCGATCAGGTGTTGGAGACGGGACTGCGCGTGGACGGCCGTAAGCCGACCGAAGTGCGCGCCATCTCCATCGACACCGGCCTGCTGCCGCGTGCCCACGGCTCGGCGCTGTTCACGCGCGGCCAGACGCAGGCGCTCGTGGCCGCGACGCTTGGCACCGCCAGCGACGCGCAGCGTGTGGACAGCATCGACGTGGCCAAGGAAACGACCAAGTCGTTCATGCTCCATTACAACTTCCCGCCGTTCTCGACCGGTGAAGTGCGTCCGATGCGCGGCACCAGCCGCCGCGAAATCGGCCACGGCAACCTCGCCGAGCGCGCCCTGATGGGTGTGTTGCCGGCGTTCGACGAGTTCCCGTACACCATTCGCATTGTGTCCGACGTGCTCGAGTCCAACGGCTCCAGCTCGATGGCCTCGGTGTGCGGCGGTTCGCTCTCGCTGTTTGATGCGGGCGTGCCGATGAAGGGCGCCGTTGCCGGTGTGGCGATGGGGCTCATCAAGGAAGGGAAGAAGTACGCGATCCTCACCGACATCCTGGGCACCGAAGACCATCTTGGCGACATGGACTTCAAGGTGGCGGGGACCAAGAACGGCATTACGTCCATTCAGATGGACATCAAGATTCAGGGCCTTGAGATCAGCCTCATGCAAGAGGCGTTGGCGCAGGCGAAGCTGGGACGCCTGCACATCCTCGGCGAGATGGACAAGGTGATGGCGGAGCCCAAGAGCGAGATGTCGCCGTGGGCGCCGCGCATTATCACGGTGCAGATCAACCCCGAGAAGATCGGCGAGCTGATCGGCCCCAAGGGCAAGAACATTCGCGGCATTCAGGACGAGACGGGCGCCGAACTCACCGTGGACGACAGCGGCTTGGTCACGATTTCCGCTGTGGGCAGCGAGTCGATGGAGCGCGCGCGTCAGATGGTGCAGGCGATTACCGCCGAGCCGATTGTGGGCGAGACGTACGAAGGTCCGGTGAAGAGCACGACCGCGTTTGGCGCGTTCGTCGAAATCATGCCGGGCACCGAAGGTCTCGTGCACATCTCCGAGCTCCAGTGGGGCCGCACCGAAAAGACGGAAGACGTGGTCAAGAAGGGCGATCGCGTGAAGGTCAAGCTCATTGAGCGCGACGAGCGTGGCCGTCTGCGTCTGTCGATGAAGGCGCTGGTGCCGAAGCCGGGCGCTGACGAAGCAGGCGCGGCCGGAACGGCTGCGCCGGCTGCCGAGTCGTCGTCGTACGCCGAAGGCGATGCGGCTCCGGCCGCACCGGCCGCGGAAGATGGCGAGCGTGCCCCGCGTGAAGATCGCGGTGGACGTGGCGGCAGTCGCGGTGGGCGTGGTGGTGGTGGCGGCCGCGGTCGCGGAGACCGCTAG
- a CDS encoding pitrilysin family protein, translating to MKIAVDVAAVAVGVVVVAAAVAETASAVPQGSVPLADVRPTERGGERTVFENGLTVVSEHIPGVRSIAMGAWVRAASIHESRANMGVSHLLEHMVFKGTQGRSAHDIASSLEALGGSLDAYTAREHTCFQARVLDEHLPQAADVIADLVFRPLLRESDLKMERKVVLEEISMVDDTPDDLVFEMHNEALWGTHPYGYSILGTRDSVSAMPLAVIRGLHERAYHPPQMVVAASGNVEHAALVDVLGATGWADVKAGSSERLTAPPVTAMPPVTRHVEREGQQVHLVFGSETVSHADPRRHTLMLVNTLLGGGMSSRLFQRLREELGLAYNVYTFQSFNLDTGTHGVYLATAPESAAQAVDAVRVELARIATEGVGATELQMGKQQLKGQITLSMEGVTSRMYRAAAVELFNEPFVPLDGVLAKIDAITEDDARAVCAAFFGPERQTLVSLGPWRDNTLT from the coding sequence GTGAAGATCGCGGTGGACGTGGCGGCAGTCGCGGTGGGCGTGGTGGTGGTGGCGGCCGCGGTCGCGGAGACCGCTAGCGCCGTGCCCCAAGGCTCCGTGCCCCTCGCCGACGTCCGCCCGACGGAGCGGGGGGGGGAGCGCACCGTGTTCGAAAACGGATTGACCGTAGTCTCGGAGCACATCCCGGGGGTACGGTCGATTGCTATGGGGGCGTGGGTGCGTGCGGCGTCGATTCACGAGTCGCGCGCCAACATGGGGGTGTCCCACCTCCTCGAGCATATGGTGTTCAAGGGGACCCAAGGGCGCTCGGCGCACGACATTGCGTCGTCGCTCGAGGCGCTTGGCGGTTCGCTTGATGCGTATACGGCGCGCGAACACACCTGCTTTCAAGCGCGGGTGCTCGACGAGCATTTGCCGCAGGCGGCGGATGTGATTGCCGACTTGGTGTTTCGTCCGTTGTTGCGTGAGTCCGATCTCAAAATGGAGCGCAAGGTCGTCCTCGAGGAGATCTCGATGGTGGACGACACGCCCGACGACCTCGTGTTTGAGATGCACAACGAGGCGCTCTGGGGGACGCACCCCTATGGGTATTCGATTCTCGGCACACGGGACAGTGTGTCGGCGATGCCTCTCGCTGTCATCCGTGGGCTGCACGAACGCGCGTACCATCCGCCGCAGATGGTGGTGGCGGCGAGCGGCAATGTGGAGCACGCGGCATTGGTGGACGTCCTCGGCGCGACCGGCTGGGCGGATGTGAAGGCGGGGAGTAGCGAGCGGCTCACCGCTCCACCGGTGACGGCGATGCCACCCGTGACGCGCCATGTGGAGCGCGAGGGGCAGCAGGTGCACCTGGTGTTCGGTAGCGAGACGGTGTCGCATGCTGACCCGCGCCGGCACACGCTGATGCTGGTGAATACGCTGTTGGGGGGCGGGATGAGCTCGCGGCTTTTTCAGCGGCTGCGTGAAGAGCTAGGTCTCGCCTACAATGTGTATACATTTCAATCGTTCAACCTCGACACCGGAACGCACGGTGTGTATCTCGCGACGGCTCCTGAGAGTGCGGCACAAGCGGTGGATGCGGTGCGCGTGGAGTTGGCGCGGATCGCGACCGAGGGAGTTGGAGCGACCGAGTTGCAGATGGGGAAACAGCAGTTGAAGGGGCAGATCACCTTGTCGATGGAAGGGGTGACGAGCCGGATGTACCGTGCGGCGGCGGTTGAGTTGTTCAACGAGCCCTTTGTGCCACTCGATGGAGTGCTCGCAAAGATCGACGCTATCACGGAGGACGACGCGCGAGCGGTGTGCGCGGCTTTTTTCGGGCCCGAGCGGCAGACGTTGGTGAGTCTCGGGCCGTGGCGAGACAACACCCTTACTTGA
- the dxr gene encoding 1-deoxy-D-xylulose-5-phosphate reductoisomerase produces the protein MGAPRGIAVLGSTGSIGVSALRVLERQRARYRVVALTANANADRLAEQARAWQPAFVGLVSSDNGPSGWHRGADALVGAATHPDADIVLNAVVGAAGLDATLAALECGKRVALANKESLVMAGHLVADAARRGGGEVVPVDSEHSAILQCLGARSGRDIRRLIITASGGPFRTWDDARLRTASLDDALQHPTWSMGRKITVDSATLANKALEVIEAHFLFGVSFDQIEVVVHPQSIVHSMVEFVDGSVVAQLGVPSMELPILYALTHPDRVADDGVPRFDPIAASPLTFERVRHEAFPALQLGIAAGRAGGAAPAVFNAANEQAVALFLEGRMTFSDIAPCIDEALQRLSGVPGDSRDAILAADAAARTIVRERN, from the coding sequence ATGGGAGCGCCGCGAGGGATCGCGGTGCTTGGATCCACCGGCTCGATTGGTGTGTCCGCGTTGCGCGTGTTGGAGCGGCAGCGCGCGCGGTATCGCGTGGTGGCGTTGACGGCCAATGCGAATGCGGACCGCCTTGCCGAACAGGCCCGTGCCTGGCAGCCGGCGTTCGTCGGACTCGTGTCTAGTGACAATGGCCCATCGGGATGGCATCGCGGCGCCGACGCTCTGGTGGGCGCCGCAACGCACCCCGACGCAGACATCGTACTCAATGCAGTGGTTGGTGCGGCGGGGCTCGATGCCACCTTGGCGGCGCTCGAGTGTGGGAAACGCGTGGCGCTCGCCAACAAAGAATCGCTCGTGATGGCCGGTCACTTAGTGGCGGATGCGGCACGGCGCGGCGGCGGTGAGGTGGTGCCCGTGGACTCTGAGCACTCTGCCATCTTGCAGTGCCTCGGCGCGCGCAGCGGGCGAGACATCCGTCGCTTGATTATTACGGCCAGTGGCGGACCCTTTCGCACCTGGGACGATGCGCGCCTGCGCACCGCGTCGCTCGACGATGCGTTGCAGCATCCCACGTGGTCGATGGGCCGCAAGATCACGGTCGATAGCGCCACGCTCGCGAACAAAGCGCTCGAGGTGATCGAGGCGCATTTTCTGTTTGGCGTGTCGTTTGATCAAATTGAAGTCGTGGTGCATCCACAGAGCATCGTGCATTCGATGGTGGAGTTTGTGGACGGCAGTGTGGTGGCGCAGCTCGGCGTGCCGTCAATGGAGCTGCCGATTTTGTATGCGCTCACGCATCCCGACCGCGTGGCGGATGACGGCGTGCCGCGCTTCGATCCAATCGCGGCGAGTCCGTTAACGTTCGAGCGGGTGCGCCACGAGGCGTTTCCGGCGCTCCAGCTCGGTATTGCCGCAGGTCGCGCCGGTGGCGCGGCGCCGGCGGTGTTCAATGCGGCCAACGAACAGGCGGTCGCGCTCTTTCTCGAGGGACGCATGACGTTTAGTGACATTGCCCCGTGCATTGATGAAGCGCTGCAGCGCCTCAGTGGAGTTCCCGGCGATTCGCGCGATGCCATCTTGGCGGCTGATGCCGCCGCGCGCACCATCGTACGGGAGCGGAACTGA